GTTGCAATATATCCAAAAGATTATCCGTTTTCTCTGCTTTCACGCTATCGTATTGTTTTTGCGTAAAAACAGAAAACATACAAGGTACAGAAACTGCGGTAGAAGTTCCACAGCTTTCTACCTGTTTAAAATTGATTACCTCATCTCCTCGCGCTGCCAATTTAGGCGTTGTCTGACGAGAATATCCGTTTAACCCCCAATTTTGAGCTCGAGTCGTTTCACCTACTACGATAATCATCAAATTACGATAATTATCCTGTTTAGCTTGTTTCACATCTAAACCGATTTGTTGATAAGGCATATTGGCTTTACGAATGAGTTTTACTTTATTGACACCAGCAGCAATAAAATTCGAGGGCACTAATAGCGCAACCGTGCTTTTATTGTTACGCACAAAAGCGGCATAATCTTGATAATAAAACTGGGAAATACCAAATACGACTACTCCGGATAGGACAATCAACGAAATACGGGTCAATAATTCTTTCCAGATAACGCGGTAATTGATTTTGACAAATAAATATAACATTGCCGGCAATACGCCTAATACAATAATCCAGGTGATAAATTGCCAGGTCATCATTCGCATACTTTCTGCTGGCGTAGTTTGTAAAACATTTTCCAACATATCGGTAGTAAAATACACGTCAAAAAATAAGGCGTTATAACCAATGGCAGCACTTATTACGATTAACAACGGAATGATCACTTTGTGCAAAATTGGCAATGCTAATAATTGAAATGCCGCATTTAATACAAAGAAAACAAAAAGAGGCATAGTCAATAAAAAATAATCCTCCGGCGCACCGGTGAACGGATGTAGACTTAATACTTTGTTGTAAAACGGGTAATTTAAAATTACCGTAAAATAAAGCGCTACTAACGCAATGAGCGTTGAACTGCGCATGGAGAAAAACGATTTAAATAGTTTCATAAATTCCTAATACTAAAAAGGGAACGTCGGGCAATTAGACAAAGCAAATAAAAATAAAGTTCGTCAAATTGAAAAAATTTTATGGCAAATCGACATAAAAAAGGAACCTTAAACGTAAGGCTCCTTGTTACATTAAAATTCGCTTATTTACTACTCAGTTTTGGTTGGCGCAGAATACACATGGCTAATCGCGCTGTGATGTCCTGCCGCGCCTTTACCATGGAAGTAATAACGCGACTCTGTCCATTCTACAATTGCAAACGGCGGGTTAATTTGCTCTGAGGCTTTCGCCTGCGTCATTTCCGCTTTAATATGCTCGACTGCCGAAATGGTACCTAAACGCCCGTTAAACGTATAAGTGCGGTCAATTTTTGGCATATTTTGTGTCGTGATAACAACGGTTTCAGCAACCGGTTTCTCCACAGACATTTCCATATTCACCGTAGGGGCTTCCGCCGGTGCTTCGGTCGCTGGTGTATCGATGGTAATGGCTGTTGTGCTTTCAACAAGCGGTACCGACAGGATTTCTTTCGCCACTGCGACCACATTTTCATCCGCATTTAAGCGTTCCAACGATTCACGCACTTTTTTCTCCACCGAATCATTTGCCGGTTGGGTAATAAAGTTGGAGAAAGGTTTAGATTCACTTTTCTCATCTTTCACAATCAGATCGGTTGCGGGCAAAACCACTGACGATTTTGTCAATTGACCTTGTTGCTCCAATAATTCATCCACGGATAAGAAATTGGCATTTTTCGTCTCATTTGCTAGCGCCGAAGTGTCAATCCATACTTTACCGCTAGCAAGTTCTGGCGAAGCGACCGCAGCAAATAATGGCATTGGCGATTTTATCTCTGCCTGATTGCGACGTTTATTACGTTGATTGTTCACGCGTAAATGACGCGGAAGTCGGCGTTGGCGATTATTATCACGACGTTTTTCCTCGCCCTCGTCGGATTGATTTTCTACCATGGCAAATTGGTTGAGATTATTTGCTGGCACAATGTTTTCTGTCGCCACACTCTGCGTTGTAACGAGGGTTTGCGCAACCACTGCTTCAGCAGCGCCTTTTGAGGTCGCAGTTTCTGATGTTGACATATTTTCATTACTTTGATTTTCATCCCCGACACGCACTTTTTTACGCAAATCGCGACGTTGACGACGTTGTGTCGCTGGCGCGTCCACCACTTCACCAATCACATTCGACGCGGAGGTTTCGTCAATCATTTGCTCTTCGACAATATTTGCTTTTTTATTGCGTTTATTATTACGCTCATGACGAGCAGTACGAAGCTCTGCTTTTTCCGTATTCACCGCAGCACGCTCATTACGATCATAATTACGCTCATTGCTATCTGCCTTGGCGTTATCGACATTTTCATTGCGCGACCGGCGAGACGGACGGCGTTCTTGATTGCGACGTTGACGCTGATTGCGGTTTGGACGAGAAGATTTGGCTTTTTCTTCTTGTGCTTTTTCTTCTTCAGCAAAGAATGATTTAATTTTCGCCAAAATACGCGAGAATAAAGACGGTTTTTCCGGCACTTTACGTTCTGTTGGCATTGGCGCTGGTGTTTCAATTGCCATTGATACCGCGGCATTTTCTAATACACTTTCCGTACTCAACGCAGCAACTTCGGTATTGCGCAAAACTAAGGTTTCTTCTGGCGCCCCTTCATCTTCCGCTTCATGCAATTTAGCAAGATTGTAACTTAACTCGTTCACTTCTTCGCCATCACGCACGCGGAATACGCTAAAGTGCGGTGTTTCCATCGCTTCATTTGGCGCGACGACAATATCGACGTTGTGGCGTTTTTCAATGTCGCTAATTGTGCGACGTTTTTCGTTTAACAAATAGGAGGCGATTTGCACCGGCACAATGGTATGCACTTGTTTGGTATTTTCTTTAATCGCTTCTTCTTCCAATAAACGCAGAATAGATAAGGACAAGGACTCGTTATCACGAATTTTCCCCGTTCCTTGACAGCGCGGACAAACGTGGTGGGAGGATTCCCCCAAAGACGGGCTTAAACGTTGGCGAGACATTTCCAACAACCCGAAACGGGAAATTCGACTAATTTGAATACGGGCGCGATCTTGACGCACCGCCTCACGAATTCGGTTTTCTACTTCACGTTGATGGCGCACTGGGGTCATATCGATAAAGTCAATGACAATCAATCCACCTAAGTCGCGCAAACGCAATTGACGGGCAATTTCATCTGCCGCTTCAAGGTTGGTATTCAGTGCAGTTTCTTCAATATCACCACCGCGGGTTGAACGCGCAGAGTTAATATCAATGGCAGTTAAAGCCTCGGTCACATCAATCACTATTGAGCCACCAGAGGGTAAACGAACTTCCCGTTGGAACGCCGATTCAATTTGCGATTCGATTTGATAATGGCTAAACAGTGGTACTTCGCCTTGATATAATTTCACCCGATTAATAAAATCCGGACGCACTAATTTAATATGCGCTTTGGCTTTTTCATACACTTTCGGGCTATCAATCAGAATTTCACCGATATCACGCCGCAAATAGTCGCGAATAGCGCGCACGATCACATCACTTTCTTGGTGAATCAAAAATGGCGCAGAACGACTTTCGGAGGCTTGCTTAATTGCTTCCCAATGATGCAATAATACTTTTAAGTCCCATTGCAACTCTTCAGGCGATTTGCCGACTCCGGCAGTACGCACGATTAAACCGACGCCATCGGGAACCTCTAAAGAACTTAATGCCTCTTTTAACTCTAAACGTTCATCACCTTCAATACGACGGGAAATCCCGCCGGCGCGTGGATTATTCGGCATAATCACCAAATAGCTTCCTGCCAAGGAGACAAAGGTGGTTAACGCCGCGCCTTTATTACCGCGTTCTTCTTTATTGACTTGTACAATGACTTCTTGACCTTCGGTTAAAATATCACGAATATTTGGACGACCTTGATACACATAATCTGCCGGAAAATATTCACGAGCAATTTCTTTTAACGGTAAAAAACCATGTCTTTCCGCCCCATAATCCACAAATGCCGCTTCCAAACTCGGTTCAACGCGAGTAATACGACCTTTATAAATGTTGGCTTTTTTCTGCTCATGTCCTGGAGATTCAATATCTAAGTCAAACAAACGCTGGCCGTCGACCAACGCAACACGCAACTCTTCTTTTTGCGTCGCATTAATTAACATTCTTTTCATTAATTTTTCTCTTACTTATCGTTTTTATAAAATAATGACAAAACCGACCGCTCTTTGGCTTCACAATCGACCTCGTGTCTGTCGCAGAATGTCAATCTCTCGACTGTCAACTGCTGGGTGCATTGATTACGTTATTAACATCTGCCAACGCCGATCTTAATAAAAACAAAATGTACTTTTGCAACCTCATTTTGCAAGCGAACATCTCCGGTTTGTCAATGGAAATCGTTGAGTATCAATGTCTTATGCCATTCGCTGCATTATCTTATGTTCAACGAAAATCTTGTTGATTTTTAAGTTGAAATTCAAACTTAAAAATGCAGTCTATTATCCACTGAACTGATTTATTTAGCAAGGCAATTCGCTAATTAATCGTTTGCATTACTTAATCATTCGTTCAAACTAAATCAGGAATATGATATGATCGCCTCTCATTTTTAGGCGGAAAAACAATTTATGACAACCGACAATTCAGAAAAAATTATTAATCCCTCGGTCAAAATGCTTACGATCAGTGAAGATGAAAGCGGTCAGCGCATTGATAACTATTTGTTAAGTAAACTAAAAGGTGTGCCGAAAAGTTTAATTTATCGCATTGTGCGTAAAGGCGAAGTGCGGGTAAATAAAGGTCGCATCAAGCCGGAATACAAATTGCAACAAGGCGATATTGTGCGTATTCCGCCGGTGCGCGTATCGGATAAAGTGCAACCAGTCATTTCGAAAAAATTAAATAAAGTCGCGCAACTGGAACAACAGATCATTTTTGAAGACGATTGTTTGTTAGTATTAAATAAACCCTCTGGCATTGCGGTGCATGGTGGTAGCGGCTTGGATTTTGGCGTGATCGAAGCCTTGCGCGCCTTACGTCCGGAGGCTCGTTTCTTAGAATTGGTGCATCGTCTTGACCGCGATACCTCCGGTATTTTGTTAGTGGCAAAAAAACGTTCCGCCTTGCGCAATTTACATGAACAGTTGCGCGAAAAAACCGTACAAAAAGATTATCTTGCTTTGGTTAGAGGGCAGTGGCAGTCTCATTGTAAAGTGGTTAAAGCGCCACTTTTGAAAAATGAATTGGCAGGAGGCGAACGGATTGTTCGCGTCAATGAGCAAGGAAAACCATCGGAAACGCATTTTTCTGTAGAGGAACGCTATGTCAATGCGACATTAATTAAAGCAAGCCCAGTCACCGGCAGAACTCACCAAATTCGCGTTCATACGCAATACGCTGGTCACCCGATTGCTTTAGATGACAAATATGGCGATCAAGATTTCGATCAACAGATGTCGGCTCTTGGCTTAAATCGTCTGTTTTTACACGCTTTCTCTATCCGCTTTGAGCATCCAAAAAGCAAAGAAACCCTACGCCTAAACGCCCCGCTGGATAATCAAATGAAAGGCATATTGAAAAAATTGCGGGAAAGTAAATAAAAGACGTCATTTTTCTTGAGTATGGCTAAAATTTTCCTCGAAATGGTATTAAGCAGGCAAGCTACAAACAGTAAAATGAAAAGGGCGGTGCTTTTTATCCAGTTTTTAGAAACTTACAGCGCGCGACGCTTGAAACACCAGGAGTTATCTGGATACGACAGGATGTATTCGTATCCACAAATAATCTGGCGCAAACGTTTTCGTTTTTTGTTAATTTCCTTTATAATAAATCTCATTTTTTAATCTAGCTCAGGTGAAATGTATGTTGCAGGTTGTACGCGGAGCTCCCGCTTTTTCTAAATTTCGTTTAAATCAATTAATGAACCGCCTAAATAATCAAGGTTGTTCAATTAAAGCTATTCATGCCGAGTATTTGCATTTTGCATTTCTTTCCGCTCCATTGTTCGAGGTGGAGTCCGATCAGTTAATTGATTTATTGTATTATGGTCCAAATTTTGACGGGCACAGTATTGATGGGGAGCGGTATATTGTCATTCCGCGTATCGGGACGATTTCTTCTTGGTCGTCAAAAGCCACAGATATTATTCATAATTGCGGGCTGGATAAAGTGGATCGCATTGAACGTGGTATTGCTTATTATGTTGAATATGAACAACCCATGTTTGATGGTGAAGAAGATATAGTTAAAGCGGCGCTTTATGACAAAATGATGGAAACTGTCATTACCGAGCCGGCAGATGCCTATCAATTGTTTGAACAACCAGCGCCGAAGCAGTTTAACACCGTGGATATTTTACAAGGCGGAAAAATCGAGCTTGAATTAGCCAATGTGAATTTGGGCTTGGCGTTAGCTGATGATGAAATTGATTATTTAATGGAAAATTTCACCGCACTTGGGCGCAATCCGACGGATGTGGAACTGTATATGTTTGCACAGGCAAATTCAGAACATTGTCGCCATAAAATTTTTAATGCCGATTGGATTATTGATGGACAAAAACAAGATAAATCCTTGTTTAAAATGATCAAAAATACTTTTGAAAAAACACCAGAATATGTGCTTTCTGCTTATAAAGATAATGCGGCGGTGATGGAAGGCTCTAAAGTCGGGCGTTTTTTCCCAGATAGCGACGGACAATATCGTTATCACAATGAAGATACACATATTTTGATGAAAGTGGAAACCCATAATCACCCAACAGCAATTTCTCCGTTCCCAGGAGCAGCGACCGGTTCTGGTGGTGAAATTCGTGATGAGGGCGCGACGGGACGCGGGGCTAAACCAAAAGCCGCGTTAGTCGGTTTTTCGGTTTCAAATCTTTGTATTCCAGATTTTCAACAACCTTGGGAAAATCCATTATCCAAACCGCGTCGTATTGCTTCCGCTTTAGAGATCATGACCGAGGGCCCATTGGGAAGTGCGGCATTTAATAACGAATTTGGACGTCCGGCATTGCTGGGGTATTTCCGTACTTATGAGGAAAAAGTCAACAGCTTTGCTGGCGAGGAAATGCGCGGTTATCATAAACCGATCATGTTGGCGGGCGGTCTTGGTAATATTCGCGCTGAACACGTGCAAAAAGGCGAAATTCCGGTTGGAGCACATTTGATTGTATTGGGCGGACCGGCAATGAATATCGGTTTGGGTGGCGGTGCGGCATCTTCCATGACTTCCGGTAAATCAAAAGAAAATTTGGATTTTGCTTCTGTTCAACGTGACAATCCGGAAATGGAACGTCGTTGCCAAGAGGTTATCGACCGCTGTTGGCAGTTAGGAAATGATAACCCGATTTTATTTATCCATGATGTGGGTGCTGGCGGTTTATCTAATGCGATGCCGGAATTAGTGCATGATGGCGGTCGTGGTGGTCGTTTTAAATTGCGTGAAATTCCAAGTGATGAACGCAGTATGTCGCCGTTGGAAATTTGGTGTAACGAATCGCAAGAACGCTATGTGTTAGCGGTATCACAAGAAGGATTGGCAACGTTTAAACGAATTTGTCGTCGTGAGCGCGCACCATTTGCGGTTATCGGCGTGGCAACAGAAGAAGAACATTTAAGTCTATACGATATTTATTATGATAATAAACCGATTGACGTGCCGATGAATGTGTTATTAGGCAAAACGCCGAAAATGCTACGGGATGTACAATCGAAAAGTGTAAATAATCCACCGTTAAAACAAGATGAGATTAATTTAAAAGAAGCCTTGCAGCGCGTCTTGCGTTTGCCGGTAGTGGCGGAAAAAACCTTCTTGATTACCATTGGGGATCGTTCAGTAACCGGTATGGTCGCACGCGATCAAATGGTCGGACCTTGGCAAATTCCCGTCTCCGATTGTGCTGTTACTACAGCTAGCCTCGATAGCTATTATGGCGAAGCTATGTCCATGGGTGAACGTGCGCCGGTGGCATTATTGGATTTTGCCGCATCAGCGCGTTTGGCAGTCGCCGAAAGTATTACCAATATTGCCGCAACAGATATTGGCGATATTAAACGCATCAAGTTATCGGCAAACTGGATGTCCGCGGCAGGGCATGAGGGCGAAGATGCCGGATTATATGCTGCGGTGAAAGCGGTGGGCGAAGAACTTTGTCCGGCGTTAGGTTTGACTATTCCGGTGGGCAAAGATTCTATGTCGATGAAAACCGCTTGGTTAAATGAATTTGGCGAAAGAGAAAGTGTCACCGCACCGTTATCTTTGGTGATCAGTGCCTTTGCGCGCGTGGAAGATGTGCGTAAAACCGTTACGCCACAATTAAGATCCGATAAAGGACGTTCCCGTTTGTTGTTAATTGATTTAGGTGAAGGACAAAACCGTTTGGGCGCAACCGCGCTGGCACAAGTGTATAAACAATTGGGTGATAAACCGGCGGATGTAGTCAATGCAGAGACCTTGAAAAACTTCTTCAATGCAATGCAAGTCCTTGTACAACAACAAAAATTGTTAGCATACCACGATCGTTCCGACGGTGGTTTAATCGTGACATTAGCAGAAATGGCATTTGCCGGTCATTGTGGTGTTTCCGTGGATATTAGCGCGTTAGGTGATGAGGATTTAAGCGTCTTGTTCAACGAGGAATTAGGCGCAGTTATCCAGGTCAATGACAGTGTATTAAATGAGGTGCGCAATATTTTAACTCAACACAATCTCATTCATTTAACCAAAGAGTTGGGAGAAATTGTGAAGGAGGATTTATTTGAAATTACCCGCAGCACCAAAGTGTTAT
This sequence is a window from [Pasteurella] mairii. Protein-coding genes within it:
- the rne gene encoding ribonuclease E; translation: MKRMLINATQKEELRVALVDGQRLFDLDIESPGHEQKKANIYKGRITRVEPSLEAAFVDYGAERHGFLPLKEIAREYFPADYVYQGRPNIRDILTEGQEVIVQVNKEERGNKGAALTTFVSLAGSYLVIMPNNPRAGGISRRIEGDERLELKEALSSLEVPDGVGLIVRTAGVGKSPEELQWDLKVLLHHWEAIKQASESRSAPFLIHQESDVIVRAIRDYLRRDIGEILIDSPKVYEKAKAHIKLVRPDFINRVKLYQGEVPLFSHYQIESQIESAFQREVRLPSGGSIVIDVTEALTAIDINSARSTRGGDIEETALNTNLEAADEIARQLRLRDLGGLIVIDFIDMTPVRHQREVENRIREAVRQDRARIQISRISRFGLLEMSRQRLSPSLGESSHHVCPRCQGTGKIRDNESLSLSILRLLEEEAIKENTKQVHTIVPVQIASYLLNEKRRTISDIEKRHNVDIVVAPNEAMETPHFSVFRVRDGEEVNELSYNLAKLHEAEDEGAPEETLVLRNTEVAALSTESVLENAAVSMAIETPAPMPTERKVPEKPSLFSRILAKIKSFFAEEEKAQEEKAKSSRPNRNQRQRRNQERRPSRRSRNENVDNAKADSNERNYDRNERAAVNTEKAELRTARHERNNKRNKKANIVEEQMIDETSASNVIGEVVDAPATQRRQRRDLRKKVRVGDENQSNENMSTSETATSKGAAEAVVAQTLVTTQSVATENIVPANNLNQFAMVENQSDEGEEKRRDNNRQRRLPRHLRVNNQRNKRRNQAEIKSPMPLFAAVASPELASGKVWIDTSALANETKNANFLSVDELLEQQGQLTKSSVVLPATDLIVKDEKSESKPFSNFITQPANDSVEKKVRESLERLNADENVVAVAKEILSVPLVESTTAITIDTPATEAPAEAPTVNMEMSVEKPVAETVVITTQNMPKIDRTYTFNGRLGTISAVEHIKAEMTQAKASEQINPPFAIVEWTESRYYFHGKGAAGHHSAISHVYSAPTKTE
- the eptA gene encoding phosphoethanolamine transferase EptA, yielding MKLFKSFFSMRSSTLIALVALYFTVILNYPFYNKVLSLHPFTGAPEDYFLLTMPLFVFFVLNAAFQLLALPILHKVIIPLLIVISAAIGYNALFFDVYFTTDMLENVLQTTPAESMRMMTWQFITWIIVLGVLPAMLYLFVKINYRVIWKELLTRISLIVLSGVVVFGISQFYYQDYAAFVRNNKSTVALLVPSNFIAAGVNKVKLIRKANMPYQQIGLDVKQAKQDNYRNLMIIVVGETTRAQNWGLNGYSRQTTPKLAARGDEVINFKQVESCGTSTAVSVPCMFSVFTQKQYDSVKAEKTDNLLDILQRANSEVLWIDNNSDCKGVCLRVPNRTIKVEDFPQLCIDGECLDETLLKDFEKEIDSTNKDMVLVLHTIGNHGPTYYERYSPAFKQFIPTCDTNEIQKCSNEQLINTYDNGVLYIDNFLDTLIAKVEHRKDLKTAIFYVSDHGESLGENGVYLHGTPRAIAPTQQTHIPMIFWFSDTWKKNKPFDLACVKQKAETGQFSQDNLFHTVLSMMDIDLTLSVYDKDLDILSSCRTK
- the purL gene encoding phosphoribosylformylglycinamidine synthase; protein product: MLQVVRGAPAFSKFRLNQLMNRLNNQGCSIKAIHAEYLHFAFLSAPLFEVESDQLIDLLYYGPNFDGHSIDGERYIVIPRIGTISSWSSKATDIIHNCGLDKVDRIERGIAYYVEYEQPMFDGEEDIVKAALYDKMMETVITEPADAYQLFEQPAPKQFNTVDILQGGKIELELANVNLGLALADDEIDYLMENFTALGRNPTDVELYMFAQANSEHCRHKIFNADWIIDGQKQDKSLFKMIKNTFEKTPEYVLSAYKDNAAVMEGSKVGRFFPDSDGQYRYHNEDTHILMKVETHNHPTAISPFPGAATGSGGEIRDEGATGRGAKPKAALVGFSVSNLCIPDFQQPWENPLSKPRRIASALEIMTEGPLGSAAFNNEFGRPALLGYFRTYEEKVNSFAGEEMRGYHKPIMLAGGLGNIRAEHVQKGEIPVGAHLIVLGGPAMNIGLGGGAASSMTSGKSKENLDFASVQRDNPEMERRCQEVIDRCWQLGNDNPILFIHDVGAGGLSNAMPELVHDGGRGGRFKLREIPSDERSMSPLEIWCNESQERYVLAVSQEGLATFKRICRRERAPFAVIGVATEEEHLSLYDIYYDNKPIDVPMNVLLGKTPKMLRDVQSKSVNNPPLKQDEINLKEALQRVLRLPVVAEKTFLITIGDRSVTGMVARDQMVGPWQIPVSDCAVTTASLDSYYGEAMSMGERAPVALLDFAASARLAVAESITNIAATDIGDIKRIKLSANWMSAAGHEGEDAGLYAAVKAVGEELCPALGLTIPVGKDSMSMKTAWLNEFGERESVTAPLSLVISAFARVEDVRKTVTPQLRSDKGRSRLLLIDLGEGQNRLGATALAQVYKQLGDKPADVVNAETLKNFFNAMQVLVQQQKLLAYHDRSDGGLIVTLAEMAFAGHCGVSVDISALGDEDLSVLFNEELGAVIQVNDSVLNEVRNILTQHNLIHLTKELGEIVKEDLFEITRSTKVLLQEKRSELRGIWAELTHKMQRLRDNPECADQEFASKKAPEDKGLSVHLTYDINQDIAAPYIAKGAKPRIAILREQGVNSHYEMAAAFDRAGFEAIDVHMSDLYHCRHHLQEFNALVACGGFSYGDVLGAGGGWAKSILFNTALREQFEQFFQREDTLTLGVCNGCQMLSHLAPIIPGADAWPRFVRNKSERFEARVAMVKINQTDSLWFDGMAGSHMPIAVSHGEGRVEFKDAQQLDLLRAQNLIAAQYIDNQLQPTECYPANPNGSIDGITALTNQNGRVTIMMPHPERVFRAVSNSWYPEDWSEDGAWMRLFRNARVALK
- the rluC gene encoding ribosomal large subunit pseudouridine synthase C, which encodes MTTDNSEKIINPSVKMLTISEDESGQRIDNYLLSKLKGVPKSLIYRIVRKGEVRVNKGRIKPEYKLQQGDIVRIPPVRVSDKVQPVISKKLNKVAQLEQQIIFEDDCLLVLNKPSGIAVHGGSGLDFGVIEALRALRPEARFLELVHRLDRDTSGILLVAKKRSALRNLHEQLREKTVQKDYLALVRGQWQSHCKVVKAPLLKNELAGGERIVRVNEQGKPSETHFSVEERYVNATLIKASPVTGRTHQIRVHTQYAGHPIALDDKYGDQDFDQQMSALGLNRLFLHAFSIRFEHPKSKETLRLNAPLDNQMKGILKKLRESK